In Bradysia coprophila strain Holo2 unplaced genomic scaffold, BU_Bcop_v1 contig_350, whole genome shotgun sequence, a genomic segment contains:
- the LOC119080291 gene encoding roquin-1-like, producing the protein MPIQAPNWTEYLSCPVCCHEFAANLRPPISLGCGHTICRTCLATLHRKQCPFDQTLITTDLDNLPVNYALLQLVSNPSPTAKHHHDHENSSPSVQKLNPSDLTCYNVAKECIEQLALYLKPFTNGNLASVLSRPMQRKLVTLVNCQLVEDEGRSRALRAARSLGERTVTELILQHQNPQQLSANLWAAVRARGCQFLGPAMQEEVLKLVLLALEDGSALSRKVLVMFVVQRLEPHFPQASKTSIGHVVQLLYRASCFKVSKREGDSSLMQLKEEFRTYEALRREHDAQIVQIATEAGLRIAPDQWSALLYGDTGHKSHMQSIIDKLQTPQSFAQSVQELVIALQRTGDPANLDGLRSNLKHLANIDPSTEGSVPTWEEVAVSLDAVKEVVVGLVEFVQHHGNRKLQETCHSNHNAKYKISMCRDLVMRSTCPRGTNCTFAHSKEELEKYQAKSRKINSRTPTVPGKDAVMDYMSEHNLSNASSSFTDESSPRRFSKTQLPPALIQPQFIDKHNGPMQPSQISNANLHVPSMAHRLQFDMYSGGPINYPPPTAPTSMQNGAINRGMNIRSPRPVPTQNIQTLTSQPPPPPQQYQHSQAPMYSPMQMNNYPPPDVFNTSYPPPSAHPLHYQHVSPVTVPTDFNNSGTYSLNPRQADMQQRNTLWDQKQHQHQQQQQQQQQQQQRLMVPMPPQQQSQMKPSISTSNYHPNAINMNNPSASEAIRNLHSLELRRQEILKQLENMQKPAITSINGNNVYKPMTSNNNNNNKDDLLSNYWPTVSTTASLPSTATAIGNNFNVDQSAANRNTYDRSISILTEDDVTIPFDSMQTTSNIYGPISRMPKINNSSSYPEATNSLFGESSRSPISPQSSTPSTTHWLQQLHQQKPIASRELNSFLTSGGASVSSPIGCSNGVNTSYGNDYSKFGPDALYYAESSGDLKINDLAIERMAKSVGGNSFKFPGDKAMNNENHNQLTMELKLIEKTLLENGNEDKVNQSSPNLIASSIWNNNDMKTPVTTTTTTNNNLPKANAAQRYWSDQKDNRKDITAEDNEVLVKDMRELELRLEEQLEEQEDPFGLM; encoded by the exons ATGCCGATTCAGGCGCCCAATTGGACAGAATATCTGTCTTGTCCAGTTTGCTGCCATGAGTTTGCAGCAAATCTACGTCCTCCTATAAGTTTGGGATGTGGTCATACCATATGTCGAACATGTTTAGCCACGTTACATAGAAAGCAATGTCCATTCGATCAA ACTTTAATAACAACCGATTTGGACAATTTACCCGTCAACTACGCTCTACTGCAGTTGGTTAGTAATCCATCACCAACCGCCAAACATCATCATGATCATGAAAATTCGTCGCCTAGTGTCCAGAAACTCAATCCAAGTGATCTGACCTGTTACAATGTGGCCAAAGAATGCATCGAACAACTGGCTCTGTATTTAAAGCCATTCACCAATGGCAATTTGGCCAGTGTGCTGTCACGACCAATGCAACGTAAGTTGGTTACATTGGTCAATTGTCAACTGGTTGAAGATGAGGGCCGATCACGAGCATTGCGAGCTGCTCGGTCATTGGGCGAACGCACCGTTACTGAACTCATACTACAACATCAAAATCCTCAACAATTGAGTGCCAATCTATGGGCGGCAGTTCGAGCCAGAGGTTGTCAATTTTTGGGGCCAGCCATGCAGGAAGAAGTACTTAAATTGGTTTTATTAGCATTGGAAGATGGATCGGCTTTGTCTCGAAAGGTACTCGTTATGTTCGTTGTGCAGCGTTTGGAACCGCACTTTCCACAAGCGTCTAAGACAAGTATTGGTCATGTTGTTCAATTGTTGTACAGAGCCAGCTGTTTCAAGGTTTCAAAACGCGAGGGAGATTCTTCATTGATGCAACTAAAAGAGGAATTTCGAACCTACGAAGCACTTCGAAGAGAGCATGATGCACAAATAGTACAAATTGCGACTGAAGCTGGCCTTCGAATTGCGCCCGATCAATGGTCAGCTTTGCTGTATGGTGATACTGGACACAAATCCCACATGCAAAGTATTATCGACAAACTGCAGACCCCACAATCGTTTGCTCAATCTGTGCAAGAGTTAGTTATAGCACTGCAGCGCACTGGAGATCCAGCTAATTTGGATGGGCTTCGATCAAACTTGAAACATTTAGCAAATATCGATCCCAGTACCGAAGGCTCTGTTCCAACGTGGGAAGAAGTAGCCGTCAGTTTAGACGCTGTGAAGGAAGTTGTGGTCGGTCTCGTTGAATTTGTACAACATCATGGAAACCGCAAATTACAAGAGACGTGTCATTCAAACCATAATGCCAAATATAAAATTAGCATGTGCCGCGACTTAGTAATGCGATCCACTTGTCCGCGGGGAACGAATTGTACGTTCGCTCATTCCAAGGAAGAATTGGAAAAATATCAAGCAAAAAGTCGAAAGATCAATTCAAGAACACCGACCGTACCTGGCAAAGATGCCGTCATGGACTATATGAGCGAACACAATTTAAGCAACGCTTCCAGTTCGTTTACCGATGAGTCTTCACCACGGAGATTTTCCAAGACCCAACTACCTCCCGCATTAATACAACCACAATTTATAGACAAACATAATGGTCCGATGCAGCCCTCGCAAATATCGAATGCAAACTTACATGTTCCATCGATGGCTCATCGTCTACAGTTCGATATGTACAGTGGCGGTCCCATCAACTATCCACCACCGACAGCACCAACTTCGATGCAGAACGGTGCAATTAATCGTGGCATGAATATACGAAGTCCTCGGCCAGTACCAACACAAAACATCCAGACGCTTACGTCTCAACCGCCACCACCACCGCAACAATATCAACATAGTCAAGCGCCAATGTATTCTCCGATGCAAATGAACAACTATCCACCGCCAGACGTCTTTAATACCTCATATCCCCCACCTAGTGCACATCCGTTGCATTATCAACATGTGTCGCCAGTGACGGTTCCTACTGATTTTAACAATAGCGGCACATATTCACTAAATCCTCGCCAAGCTGACATGCAACAGAGAAATACGTTGTGGGATCAGAAACAACATCAGCaccaacagcagcagcaacaacaacagcagcagcagcaacgtCTTATGGTTCCAATGCCACCACAACAACAGAGTCAGATGAAACCTTCAATTTCGACGAGCAATTACCATCCTAATGCCATAAATATGAACAATCCGTCTGCATCGGAAGCTATACGAAACTTGCATTCACTCGAGCTGCGTCGCCAAGAAATTTTAAAGCAACTCGAAAATATGCAAAAGCCCGCAATAACATCCATcaatggaaataatgtttacAAACCAATGACGagtaataacaacaacaacaataaagaCGATCTTTTGTCAAACTATTGGCCAACGGTTTCAACGACTGCTTCTTTGCCATCAACGGCAACAGCAATAGGCAACAATTTTAATGTGGACCAATCGGCAGCGAATCGAAACACTTATGACCGATCAATTTCCATACTAACTGAGGACGATGTAACGATTCCATTCGATTCCATGCAAACAACCAGCAATATCTACGGACCAATTTCAAGAATGccaaaaattaacaattctTCCTCATATCCAGAAGCTACAAACTCGTTGTTTGGCGAATCGTCTCGTTCACCCATATCACCGCAGTCGAGCACACCATCGACCACACATTGGTTACAGCAATTGCACCAACAAAAGCCGATCGCATCCCgtgaattaaattcatttctcaCATCGGGAGGAGCATCCGTTTCGTCGCCCATCGGCTGCAGTAACGGCGTGAATACGTCGTACGGCAATGACTATTCAAAATTCGGGCCAGATGCGCTCTATTATGCAGAGTCGTCTGGCGATTTGAAGATTAACGATCTGGCGATTGAACGTATGGCAAAGTCGGTGGGTGGAAACAGTTTCAAATTTCCTGGCGACAAAgcaatgaacaatgaaaatcataATCAACTGACCatggaattgaaattgattgaaaagacGTTGCTGGAAAATGGAAACGAAGACAAG GTCAATCAATCATCTCCAAATCTTATTGCCTCATCAATATGGAACAATAACGATATGAAAACACCGGTTacaaccaccaccaccaccaacaACAATCTACCGAAAGCAAACGCTGCTCAACGGTATTGGAGCGATCAAAAAGACAACCGAAAAGACATTACCGCCGAAGACAATGAGGTACTTGTGAAAGATATGCGCGAATTAGAGCTTCGCCTCGAGGAGCAACTTGAAGAGCAAGAAGATCCTTTCGGTCTCATGTAA
- the LOC119080295 gene encoding 1-acyl-sn-glycerol-3-phosphate acyltransferase gamma-like: MVSNIKESKFVHLCFAISFFTSGLIINAIQCILYYGLKPFNKRLYRSIGYYLCYSFYSQIVFIADWWSSSKLYIYIDDEIMQKYVGKEHVLLMMNHSYEIDWLIGWMFCEKSGVLGNCKAYAKKVIQYIPAVGWSWKFAEFVFLERSYDKDKEIIGRQINEIFDYPDPVWLLLNAEGTRFTQSKHEASIKFARDRGMPELKHHLIPRSKGFTASLPYLKNKCPGLYDIQLAFKADDKYEPTVANLLHGRPVNGYMHVRRIDMKTIPDGEEEASEWLQNLFREKDELQESFHKHGDFFTGSRFKKVEPVLQKPSLATLLNTVIWSIVTLTPMLYYLVRLLFSGELLYFSIGVAIITIFYLLMSKTIGMSKIAKGSSYGAVQNGKSKSE; the protein is encoded by the exons ATGGTCTCGAATATAAAAGAATCGAAATTTGTGCATTTATGCTTCgctatttcatttttcacatcCGGACTGATTATAAATGCCATTCAATGCATATTATACTATGGACTGAAACCATTCAATAAAAGGCTCTACCGATCAATAGGATATTATTTGTGCTATTCCTTCTACAGCC AAATAGTTTTCATCGCCGACTGGTGGTCCAGTTCAAAGTTGTATATTTACATCGACGATGAAATCATGCAGAAATACGTCGGAAAAGAGCACGTTCTGTTAATGATGAATCATTCCTATGAAATTGATTGGCTAATCGGTTGGATGTTCTGTGAGAAGTCCGGAGTGCTTGGAAACTGCAAAGCTTATGCCAAGAAGGTTATTCAATATATTCCGGCTGTGGGATGGTCGTGGAAATTTgctgaatttgtttttctggAACGATCGTACGACAAAGACAAGGAAATTATTGGTCGCCAAATCAATGAGATATTTGACTATCCCGATCCGGTGTGG CTACTTTTAAATGCCGAAGGTACTCGATTCACCCAAAGCAAGCATGAAGCATCCATCAAATTCGCCAGAGACCGTGGCATGCCCGAATTGAAACATCATCTCATACCACGATCGAAAGGATTCACGGCCAGCCTGCCgtatttgaaaaacaaatgcCCCGGTTTGTATGACATCCAATTGGCATTCAAGGCCGACGATAAATATGAACCGACCGTTGCTAATTTATTGCACGGACGTCCGGTGAATGGTTACATGCATGTTCGTCGCATCGACATGAAAACGATACCGGACGGTGAAGAGGAAGCGTCCGAATGGCTACAGAATCTGTTCAGAGAAAAGGATGAGCTACAGGAGAGTTTCCACAAGCATGGTGACTTCTTTACGGGCAGTCGATTCAAGAAAGTTGAACCGGTGTTGCAGAAGCCCAGTTTAGCTACACTTTTAAATACAGTCATTTGGAGCATAGTCACACTAACGCCAATGTTATATTACTTGGTACGATTACTATTTAGCGGTGAATTGCTGTACTTTAGCATTGGTGTGGCAATTATTACCATTT TTTATCTACTTATGTCAAAAACGATTGGTATGTCAAAGATTGCCAAAGGATCGTCGTATGGTGCtgtacaaaatggaaaatcaaagTCCGAATAA